GATAAGAAAGTCGGTGAGGGAATGACGAAACAGGAAGAACTGCTTATGCTGAGAGCCTTGGTTGCAAAGCAAAAAGAAGAATTGGAACAGAAGGACAAAACGATTGAAAAACAGAATATCCGTATTGAAAACATGATCCAAGCGCTGCTTCATGCAAGACAAAAGCTGTTCGGAAAATCAACCGAAGTTACCGAGCATATCCCCGGACAGATGAATTTATTCTCTACCACGCAGGATTTGGCAAAAGAACTTTTTCATGAGCAGAAAAAGATAACGGTACCGGCACATCAACGGAAGACAAGACAACCTGGAGTCCGCGCTGAGATGCTTGCCTCGCTTCCCAAGGATATCGATGAATATATCATCAATCCAGAAGAGGTATGTTCCACTTGTGGCGGTAAGTTGAAAGTAATCGGAAAAAGGCTGATCCGCACAGAGGTAGAGTTTATCCCTGCAAGACTTAAGGTGGTACAGATCGTACAACAAATCGCCAAGTGTACCGAATGCGGTACCGGGAAAAATGATAATCCCAAGGATCATTTTCAAAAAGCAGCAATTCCTAGCTCTGTATTACCTCATTCCATTGCAACCGCTTCTCTTGTAGCTCAGGTCATGTATCAGAAATTCATGATGGGGATACCATTGAGTCGCCAAGAAAAGGAATGGTACCGACTTGGATTGGTACTCCCGCGAAATAACATGGCGCACTGGGTAATCCGATGCAGCGAGGAATGGTTAACTCCTATCTATAATAGGATACATTCTGAATTAATGAAATGTGACTGCCTGCATATGGATGAAACCAGAATCCAGTGCAACAAGGAGGAAGGAAGAAAAGCCAGCACAGATTCCTTCATGTGGGTTATCCGGAGTGGTGCATCGGAGGGTATCACGGCTTCCTACTTTCATTATTCGCCATCCCGAAGCGGTAAGGTTGCTCAGAACTTACTGACAGAATTTAAAGGCTATCTGACCACCGATGCATATATAGCTTATGAAAAGGTAGATAATATCAAAAGAAACCTTTGTTGGGCTCATGTTCGTAGGTATATGATAGAGAGCATTCCTTTGGATAGCCGTGGAAAGGAGATCCCCGGATCGAAGGGTGCTGAAGGTCGAGATCTCATCGATCTTCTATTCAAACTAGAAGATGAAATGAAGGATCTTTCGCCTGAAATTAGAAAAGAGAAGCGTCAAGTGGCATCGCGTGCCATTCTTGATGCCTTTTGGTCATGGGTTGAAAATACATCAGCTCTTACTACAACGAATGAGAAGCTGACTAAGGCACTTGCCTATGCAGCCAACCACAAAAATTACCTTGAAACGTTCTTAGAGGATGGACGGCTACCGATTTCGAATAATCTCTGCGAGGCTAATATCAAACCTTATGCGACGGCTCGAAGAGCCTGGCTGTTTGCTGACACTCCAAAGGGTGCAACTGCAAATGCAGTTTTATATACTATCGTTGAATCCGCTAAGGCAAATGATCTGGATGTATATGAATACATTCATCATCTGCTCCGTATAATGCCGGACATAGATTTTAATAATCATCCAGAAATGATTGATGCATACCTACCATGGTCAAAAGATTTGCCCCAAGAGTGCAGGTTGAATAAGAGAATACATAAAGAATTCCGCTAGTGCTAATTGTAGCATACCGGAATTCTTTTTTACATACGCCATGTTTTGCATCACTTACATAACGGTGGTGCTAGAATATAAATGGTACAAGTTAGACATGGAAATTCCTTAACATAGAAGTATAATAGAATAAATGGAGGAATGAACATGGCTATACAGT
The nucleotide sequence above comes from Variimorphobacter saccharofermentans. Encoded proteins:
- the tnpC gene encoding IS66 family transposase, whose protein sequence is MTKQEELLMLRALVAKQKEELEQKDKTIEKQNIRIENMIQALLHARQKLFGKSTEVTEHIPGQMNLFSTTQDLAKELFHEQKKITVPAHQRKTRQPGVRAEMLASLPKDIDEYIINPEEVCSTCGGKLKVIGKRLIRTEVEFIPARLKVVQIVQQIAKCTECGTGKNDNPKDHFQKAAIPSSVLPHSIATASLVAQVMYQKFMMGIPLSRQEKEWYRLGLVLPRNNMAHWVIRCSEEWLTPIYNRIHSELMKCDCLHMDETRIQCNKEEGRKASTDSFMWVIRSGASEGITASYFHYSPSRSGKVAQNLLTEFKGYLTTDAYIAYEKVDNIKRNLCWAHVRRYMIESIPLDSRGKEIPGSKGAEGRDLIDLLFKLEDEMKDLSPEIRKEKRQVASRAILDAFWSWVENTSALTTTNEKLTKALAYAANHKNYLETFLEDGRLPISNNLCEANIKPYATARRAWLFADTPKGATANAVLYTIVESAKANDLDVYEYIHHLLRIMPDIDFNNHPEMIDAYLPWSKDLPQECRLNKRIHKEFR